In Populus nigra chromosome 10, ddPopNigr1.1, whole genome shotgun sequence, the following proteins share a genomic window:
- the LOC133704791 gene encoding uncharacterized protein C24B11.05-like: MDHCSKTSCNSSSPFDCLLFDLDDTLYSSKLGIAEALRKNIDDFLVERCGFSEEKAPSIRVELFKTYGSSLAGLRALGYGIDADDYHSFVHGRLPYDLIKPDSQLLNLLRSITQRKIIFTNSDRNHAIMALKRLGIEDCFDQIICFETMNPNLSKSSSPDEFPVLLKPSMDAMKIALRVADVDLRRTLFLDDNVRNVAAGKALGLRTALVGKTVKSKEADYVLEHIHNLAQVIPEIWAKGTDSGDQRISRTRSEMDAVLTATTVGA; encoded by the exons ATGGATCATTGCAGCAAAACTTCTTGCAATTCAAGCTCTCCTTTTGATTGCCTCCTTTTTG aTTTGGATGACACCTTGTATTCTTCTAAGCTTGGAATAGCAGAAGCTCtgagaaaaaacattgatg ACTTTCTTGTTGAGAGATGTGGGTTTTCAGAGGAAAAGGCTCCGAGTATCCGAGTCGAGCTCTTCAAGACCTACGGCAGCTCTCTTGCTGGTTTGCGA GCACTAGGATATGGTATTGATGCTGATGATTATCACAG TTTCGTGCACGGAAGATTGCCTTATGATTTGATCAAGCCAGATTCTCAACTACTTAACCTCTTGCGTAGCATCACTCAAAGGAAAATC ATTTTCACCAATTCAGATAGAAATCACGCGATCATGGCCCTAAAAAGGTTAGGGATAGAAGACTGTTTCGATCAGATCATATGTTTTGAGACTATGAATCCAAACCTGTCTAAATCGAGTAGTCCTGACGAGTTCCCTGTTCTACTTAAGCCTTCAATGGATGCCATGAAAATCGCTCTCCGTGTTGCAGATGTTGATCTTCGCCGTACG CTGTTTTTGGATGACAACGTGCGCAATGTAGCAGCTGGGAAAGCTTTGGGACTACGTACTGCTCTG GTTGGAAAAACGGTGAAGAGCAAAGAAGCAGATTACGTGTTAGAGCATATCCACAACCTGGCTCAGGTAATTCCAGAAATTTGGGCGAAAGGAACGGATAGTGGTGATCAGAGGATCAGCCGCACCAGGAGTGAAATGGACGCCGTTCTCACAGCCACAACCGTCGGAGCCTAG
- the LOC133705875 gene encoding photosystem I reaction center subunit II, chloroplastic-like, giving the protein MAMATQASLFTPTTLSTLKSSNQTIVPWKQSSFLPISNVKAQRSFKVAAVEEKTATKEAPVGFTPPELDPSTPSPIFGGSTGGLLRKAQVEEFYVITWDSPKEQIFEMPTGGAAIMREGPNLLKLARKEQCLALGTRLRSKYKIKYQFYRVFPNGEVQYLHPKDGVYPEKVNPGRQGVGQNFRSIGKNASPIEVKFTGKQVYDL; this is encoded by the coding sequence ATGGCAATGGCAACTCAAGCCTCTCTCTTCACCCCCACGACCCTCTCCACCCTAAAATCAAGCAACCAAACCATTGTTCCATGGAAACAATCATCCTTTTTACCAATCTCTAATGTCAAGGCACAAAGAAGCTTTAAGGTTGCTGCTGTAGAGGAAAAAACAGCTACAAAAGAGGCTCCAGTGGGATTTACTCCACCGGAGTTGGACCCAAGTACCCCATCACCAATTTTTGGTGGGAGCACCGGTGGACTGTTGAGGAAAGCCCAGGTAGAGGAGTTTTATGTGATCACTTGGGACTCCCCCAAGGAACAAATATTTGAAATGCCAACTGGGGGTGCAGCCATTATGAGGGAAGGCCCTAACTTGCTCAAGTTGGCCAGGAAAGAGCAGTGCTTGGCCCTTGGAACTAGGCTAAGGTCTAAGTACAAGATCAAGTACCAGTTTTACAGGGTGTTCCCCAATGGAGAGGTTCAGTACTTGCATCCCAAGGATGGTGTCTACCCTGAGAAGGTGAACCCGGGGCGCCAAGGTGTCGGCCAGAATTTCAGGTCTATCGGAAAGAATGCTAGCCCAATTGAGGTCAAGTTCACCGGCAAGCAAGTTTATGACTTGTGA
- the LOC133704413 gene encoding probable linoleate 9S-lipoxygenase 5 isoform X1, whose amino-acid sequence MGFCPVSEMMQKVMEMFYTQPKTKAEGNEVEGRRKIKGTVVLMKKNVLDFNDIKASFLDRVHELLGKRVSMQLVSAVHQDPADGLRGKLGKVAYLEKWVTTITPLTAGETMFTITFEWDESMGFPGAIIIKNHHHSQLYLKTVTLEDIPGHGRVHFICNSWVYPTHRYKDDRVFFSNKAYLPCQTPEPLRLYREEELINLRGNGKGELKEWDRVYDYDYYNDLGSPDKGEGYARPILGGTEEHPYPRRGRTGRRKTKNDPHCEQRLPLLSLDIYVPRDERFGHLKFSDFLAYALKSLGQVLLPEITSLCDKTINEFDTFEDVLNLYEGGIKLPNGPTISKIRDHIPWEMLKELVRNDGERLLKFPKPDVIKADKSAWRTDEEFAREMLAGVNPVIISRLQDFPPASKLDPKVYGNQNSSIGKELIEENMDGLTVVQAIKRNRLYILDHHDALMPYLRRINSTSTKTYASRTILFLQDDGTLKPLTIELSLPHPQGDRHGAVSKVFTPAEQGVEGSVWQLAKAYAAVNDSGYHQLVSHWLNTHAVIEPFVIATNRQLSVLHPIYKLLHPHFRDTMNINALARQILINAGGILEITVFPAKYAMEMSSFVYKNWVFTEQALPTDLLKRGVAVPDSSQPHGLRLLIEDYPYAVDGLEIWSAIETWVKEYCAFYYPTDDLIQGDSELQSWWTEICNVGHGDKKDEPWWPEMQTLVDVTQTCTIIIWIASALHAAVNFGQYPYAGYLPNRPSLSRRFMPEPGTPEYAELEKNPDVAYLKTITAQLQTLLGVSLIEILSRHSTDEVYLGQRDTTEWTLDSEPLAAFERFRRKLVEIENKIMDMNNDKRWKNRVGPVEVPYTLLFPNTTDYSREGGLTGRGIPNSISI is encoded by the exons ATGGGGTTCTGCCCTGTCTCGGAGATGATGCAGAAAGTAATGGAAATGTTCTATACGCAGCCTAAGACAAAGGCCGAAGGCAATGAGGTGGAAGGAAGAAGGAAGATCAAAGGCACAGTGGTGTTGATGAAAAAAAACGTTTTGGACTTCAATGATATAAAAGCTTCATTTCTTGATCGGGTCCATGAGTTGTTGGGCAAGCGTGTATCTATGCAGCTTGTCAGTGCTGTTCATCAAGACCCAG CAGATGGCTTGCGAGGGAAGCTAGGCAAGGTAGCATACTTGGAGAAATGGGTTACCACAATCACACCACTAACAGCTGGAGAGACTATGTTCACAATTACTTTTGAATGGGATGAAAGCATGGGTTTTCCGGGGGCTATCATCATCAAAAACCATCACCATAGCCAGCTCTATCTTAAGACAGTCACTTTAGAAGATATTCCCGGGCACGGTCGGGTACATTTCATCTGCAATTCCTGGGTTTATCCGACGCATCGTTACAAGGATGATCGTGTGTTTTTCTCAAACAAG GCATATCTTCCATGTCAGACACCTGAGCCATTGCGGTTGTATAGAGAAGAAGAGCTTATAAATCTCCGTGGAAATGGAAAAGGTGAGCTGAAGGAGTGGGATAGAGTCTATGACTATGATTACTACAACGATTTGGGGAGTCCAGACAAGGGTGAAGGATATGCTCGCCCTATTCTTGGCGGAACAGAAGAGCATCCATATCCCCGAAGAGGAAGAACGGgtcgaagaaaaacaaaaaatg ACCCTCATTGTGAGCAAAGGTTGCCGCTTCTAAGTCTGGACATCTATGTTCCTAGAGATGAACGGTTTGGGCATTTGAAGTTTTCAGATTTTCTTGCCTATGCTCTGAAATCCCTGGGTCAGGTACTGCTCCCAGAGATCACATCTTTATGTGACAAAACCATTAATGAATTCGACACTTTTGAGGATGTACTCAACCTCTATGAAGGGGGAATTAAGCTACCAAATGGGCCAACAATCAGTAAAATAAGAGACCACATCCCGTGGGAGATGCTCAAGGAACTTGTTCGTAATGATGGAGAGCGGCTCCTCAAATTCCCAAAGCCTGATGTTATCAAAG CGGACAAGTCTGCTTGGAGGACAGATGAAGAGTTTGCACGGGAAATGCTTGCTGGGGTCAACCCAGTTATCATCAGTCGCCTCCAA GATTTCCCCCCAGCCAGCAAGCTAGACCCTAAAGTATATGGAAATCAGAACAGCTCAATAGGAAAAGAGTTAATTGAAGAGAACATGGATGGCCTAACCGTAGTACAA GCAATCAAACGCAACAGGCTGTATATATTGGATCATCATGATGCATTGATGCCATACCTGAGGCGAATAAACTCAACCAGCACAAAGACTTATGCCTCTAGAACAATCCTGTTTCTTCAAGATGATGGGACATTGAAGCCATTGACAATTGAGTTGAGTCTACCACATCCACAAGGGGACCGTCATGGTGCTGTCAGCAAAGTTTTCACTCCAGCAGAACAGGGTGTTGAAGGCTCGGTATGGCAACTGGCCAAAGCTTATGCTGCTGTAAATGATTCTGGATACCATCAGCTTGTTAGCCACTG GCTGAACACTCATGCTGTAATAGAGCCATTTGTGATAGCCACAAACAGACAATTGAGTGTCCTTCACCCAATCTATAAGCTTTTACATCCTCATTTTCGTGATACAATGAATATAAATGCCTTGGCTAGGCAGATCCTCATCAATGCTGGTGGAATACTGGAGATAACTGTTTTCCCAGCCAAATATGCCATGGAAATGTCCTCTTTTGTTTACAAGAACTGGGTTTTCACTGAGCAGGCACTCCCCACAGATCTCCTCAAGAG AGGAGTGGCGGTTCCAGATTCAAGCCAGCCACATGGCCTCAGACTTCTGATAGAAGATTATCCCTATGCTGTTGATGGGCTAGAAATCTGGTCAGCAATTGAAACGTGGGTTAAGGAATATTGTGCTTTCTACTACCCCACAGATGATTTGATCCAAGGAGATAGTGAACTCCAGTCATGGTGGACAGAGATCTGTAATGTAGGCCATGGTGACAAGAAAGATGAACCGTGGTGGCCTGAGATGCAGACGCTAGTTGATGTCACACAAACATGCACCATTATCATATGGATAGCTTCAGCCCTCCATGCAGCTGTCAATTTTGGGCAATACCCTTATGCTGGCTACCTCCCTAACCGTCCATCCTTAAGCCGTCGATTCATGCCTGAACCAGGGACCCCTGAGTATGCTGAGCTTGAGAAAAATCCAGATGTAGCCTACCTGAAAACAATCACAGCCCAGCTACAAACCCTCCTAGGTGTGTCACTGATTGAGATTTTATCAAGACATTCAACTGATGAGGTTTACCTTGGACAGAGAGATACTACTGAATGGACTTTGGATAGTGAACCACTAGCGGCATTTGAGAGATTTCGAAGGAAGCTGgtagaaattgaaaacaaaattatggaTATGAACAATGACAAGAGATGGAAAAACAGAGTGGGGCCTGTAGAAGTTCCTTACACTTTACTCTTTCCTAACACCACAGATTACTCCAGAGAGGGTGGACTCACAGGCAGGGGCATTCCTAACAGTATCTCAATCTAA
- the LOC133704413 gene encoding probable linoleate 9S-lipoxygenase 5 isoform X2 yields MGFCPVSEMMQKVMEMFYTQPKTKAEGNEVEGRRKIKGTVVLMKKNVLDFNDIKASFLDRVHELLGKRVSMQLVSAVHQDPDGLRGKLGKVAYLEKWVTTITPLTAGETMFTITFEWDESMGFPGAIIIKNHHHSQLYLKTVTLEDIPGHGRVHFICNSWVYPTHRYKDDRVFFSNKAYLPCQTPEPLRLYREEELINLRGNGKGELKEWDRVYDYDYYNDLGSPDKGEGYARPILGGTEEHPYPRRGRTGRRKTKNDPHCEQRLPLLSLDIYVPRDERFGHLKFSDFLAYALKSLGQVLLPEITSLCDKTINEFDTFEDVLNLYEGGIKLPNGPTISKIRDHIPWEMLKELVRNDGERLLKFPKPDVIKADKSAWRTDEEFAREMLAGVNPVIISRLQDFPPASKLDPKVYGNQNSSIGKELIEENMDGLTVVQAIKRNRLYILDHHDALMPYLRRINSTSTKTYASRTILFLQDDGTLKPLTIELSLPHPQGDRHGAVSKVFTPAEQGVEGSVWQLAKAYAAVNDSGYHQLVSHWLNTHAVIEPFVIATNRQLSVLHPIYKLLHPHFRDTMNINALARQILINAGGILEITVFPAKYAMEMSSFVYKNWVFTEQALPTDLLKRGVAVPDSSQPHGLRLLIEDYPYAVDGLEIWSAIETWVKEYCAFYYPTDDLIQGDSELQSWWTEICNVGHGDKKDEPWWPEMQTLVDVTQTCTIIIWIASALHAAVNFGQYPYAGYLPNRPSLSRRFMPEPGTPEYAELEKNPDVAYLKTITAQLQTLLGVSLIEILSRHSTDEVYLGQRDTTEWTLDSEPLAAFERFRRKLVEIENKIMDMNNDKRWKNRVGPVEVPYTLLFPNTTDYSREGGLTGRGIPNSISI; encoded by the exons ATGGGGTTCTGCCCTGTCTCGGAGATGATGCAGAAAGTAATGGAAATGTTCTATACGCAGCCTAAGACAAAGGCCGAAGGCAATGAGGTGGAAGGAAGAAGGAAGATCAAAGGCACAGTGGTGTTGATGAAAAAAAACGTTTTGGACTTCAATGATATAAAAGCTTCATTTCTTGATCGGGTCCATGAGTTGTTGGGCAAGCGTGTATCTATGCAGCTTGTCAGTGCTGTTCATCAAGACCCAG ATGGCTTGCGAGGGAAGCTAGGCAAGGTAGCATACTTGGAGAAATGGGTTACCACAATCACACCACTAACAGCTGGAGAGACTATGTTCACAATTACTTTTGAATGGGATGAAAGCATGGGTTTTCCGGGGGCTATCATCATCAAAAACCATCACCATAGCCAGCTCTATCTTAAGACAGTCACTTTAGAAGATATTCCCGGGCACGGTCGGGTACATTTCATCTGCAATTCCTGGGTTTATCCGACGCATCGTTACAAGGATGATCGTGTGTTTTTCTCAAACAAG GCATATCTTCCATGTCAGACACCTGAGCCATTGCGGTTGTATAGAGAAGAAGAGCTTATAAATCTCCGTGGAAATGGAAAAGGTGAGCTGAAGGAGTGGGATAGAGTCTATGACTATGATTACTACAACGATTTGGGGAGTCCAGACAAGGGTGAAGGATATGCTCGCCCTATTCTTGGCGGAACAGAAGAGCATCCATATCCCCGAAGAGGAAGAACGGgtcgaagaaaaacaaaaaatg ACCCTCATTGTGAGCAAAGGTTGCCGCTTCTAAGTCTGGACATCTATGTTCCTAGAGATGAACGGTTTGGGCATTTGAAGTTTTCAGATTTTCTTGCCTATGCTCTGAAATCCCTGGGTCAGGTACTGCTCCCAGAGATCACATCTTTATGTGACAAAACCATTAATGAATTCGACACTTTTGAGGATGTACTCAACCTCTATGAAGGGGGAATTAAGCTACCAAATGGGCCAACAATCAGTAAAATAAGAGACCACATCCCGTGGGAGATGCTCAAGGAACTTGTTCGTAATGATGGAGAGCGGCTCCTCAAATTCCCAAAGCCTGATGTTATCAAAG CGGACAAGTCTGCTTGGAGGACAGATGAAGAGTTTGCACGGGAAATGCTTGCTGGGGTCAACCCAGTTATCATCAGTCGCCTCCAA GATTTCCCCCCAGCCAGCAAGCTAGACCCTAAAGTATATGGAAATCAGAACAGCTCAATAGGAAAAGAGTTAATTGAAGAGAACATGGATGGCCTAACCGTAGTACAA GCAATCAAACGCAACAGGCTGTATATATTGGATCATCATGATGCATTGATGCCATACCTGAGGCGAATAAACTCAACCAGCACAAAGACTTATGCCTCTAGAACAATCCTGTTTCTTCAAGATGATGGGACATTGAAGCCATTGACAATTGAGTTGAGTCTACCACATCCACAAGGGGACCGTCATGGTGCTGTCAGCAAAGTTTTCACTCCAGCAGAACAGGGTGTTGAAGGCTCGGTATGGCAACTGGCCAAAGCTTATGCTGCTGTAAATGATTCTGGATACCATCAGCTTGTTAGCCACTG GCTGAACACTCATGCTGTAATAGAGCCATTTGTGATAGCCACAAACAGACAATTGAGTGTCCTTCACCCAATCTATAAGCTTTTACATCCTCATTTTCGTGATACAATGAATATAAATGCCTTGGCTAGGCAGATCCTCATCAATGCTGGTGGAATACTGGAGATAACTGTTTTCCCAGCCAAATATGCCATGGAAATGTCCTCTTTTGTTTACAAGAACTGGGTTTTCACTGAGCAGGCACTCCCCACAGATCTCCTCAAGAG AGGAGTGGCGGTTCCAGATTCAAGCCAGCCACATGGCCTCAGACTTCTGATAGAAGATTATCCCTATGCTGTTGATGGGCTAGAAATCTGGTCAGCAATTGAAACGTGGGTTAAGGAATATTGTGCTTTCTACTACCCCACAGATGATTTGATCCAAGGAGATAGTGAACTCCAGTCATGGTGGACAGAGATCTGTAATGTAGGCCATGGTGACAAGAAAGATGAACCGTGGTGGCCTGAGATGCAGACGCTAGTTGATGTCACACAAACATGCACCATTATCATATGGATAGCTTCAGCCCTCCATGCAGCTGTCAATTTTGGGCAATACCCTTATGCTGGCTACCTCCCTAACCGTCCATCCTTAAGCCGTCGATTCATGCCTGAACCAGGGACCCCTGAGTATGCTGAGCTTGAGAAAAATCCAGATGTAGCCTACCTGAAAACAATCACAGCCCAGCTACAAACCCTCCTAGGTGTGTCACTGATTGAGATTTTATCAAGACATTCAACTGATGAGGTTTACCTTGGACAGAGAGATACTACTGAATGGACTTTGGATAGTGAACCACTAGCGGCATTTGAGAGATTTCGAAGGAAGCTGgtagaaattgaaaacaaaattatggaTATGAACAATGACAAGAGATGGAAAAACAGAGTGGGGCCTGTAGAAGTTCCTTACACTTTACTCTTTCCTAACACCACAGATTACTCCAGAGAGGGTGGACTCACAGGCAGGGGCATTCCTAACAGTATCTCAATCTAA